The DNA region TGCAGCACGAAGTGGGGCAAAAAGCGGATCGGGCCGCCGGCGGTCACTTGGGCCTCGTACAGGCCGTCCTCAACGGGCTCTGGCGAGAGCTGCGTGCCCGGGTTCCGCACCCGGTACACCAGGTACCACACCAGCTCGCGGCGGACGGCGCCGCCCGGCTGCGGGACATCGACGTAGATCATCCGCAACGGCTTGAACTCGAACTCTAGTTGCCAGATGGGCCGCTGAAACCACACCTCCTTCGCCTTCGACGACAGGGTGCGGGTACCCGGCAGGAAGTCGGGCGTCCAATTGAGCTTTGCGTCGGAGGCCAGCTCCAGCAGGTCGTGCTTGCTGGAGGTGTCGTCGGCCCGCAGGTCGAGGGGGATCGTGGTCAGCACGCCGGGGGCGAGCACCCGGGCCCGCGCCGACGCCCCTTGGGCGCCTTGCGCCAACGCCAGCGAACCAGACGCCGCGACGATCAAAGCGGCGACGGCGAGCACCGCCAGGCGATTTGCGGTGGAATAATGCATAGACGGTCTGCCCTGGCGGCCGCGGCTGGCGCGTGTCGGAGTAAAGTCGCTGTCCCTCTAGTCTATTTGGGCGCACTGCGATGCGAAAGCAGAAAGGGGCCGAGTTGAGCCGGTATTGCCGCCGCGGGGCGGTAGGGGTTGGGCCGGATACGCCGGCGGCGGCGCCTCCGCGTCGCCTCGGGCCGCTCGGTTGGGGCGCAAAAAAAGCCCGGCGAGCAGCGGGCTGCTCGCCGGGCGACTGACGCAATGAGCCGGGTAGGGCTCAGATCTCGTCCGCGGGGGCGGCTTCCGCGGCGGGAGCGGCGGGACGCGCGGGGCGTTCGCCACCGGCGCCACGGGTACGGCCTTCGCCGCGGGCGCCACGCTCGGTTGCGCCCGGGCCACCGGCGCCGGGACCGCCGGCGCCACGCAGTTCACGCATGCGCTCAGCAAACTTCGAGAACTCTGCCTTCGAGAGCGACCCGTTCTTGTCGGCGTCCAGCAGGGTGAACAGCCGGTCGAGGTCCATGGTCGGAGCGCCGCCGGCGCCCCGCATCCCGGCGCCGCCGCCTTGGGCGTCGCCTTGGCCACGCCCACCACGGGCCCCACGGGACTCCCGCGCCTTGGCCCGCTCTTCCTCGTTCAGCTCGCCGTCGCCGTCGGCGTCGAACTCCTCAATCATCCGCTGACGGGCCTCGGGATCGCGTTCGCCGCGTCCCCCCTGCCCTCCGCGTCCACCCTGGCCACCCTGGCCACCACCGGGCTGCGCCCACACGGACGGGGCGGCGGCGAGGGCCATCACTGCAAAGAACAACGTGATTCGACTCATCAAAGAACTCCTCTGTACGAAGGATAGGGGCGGCCACGCGAACCCGACCCCGGTCGATCGGGGTCTTTGGAGAAAAGAGGTTGCTGCCTACAAGAATCAACCGCGCCCAGCCCCCCTGGTTCCGATTCATTGAAAAAAGTTGCAGGAGGCCGGCCCCAGGCCCCGCCGCCCGGAGGCCTCGCTCCGCGCCCTGCAAAACCGCTGCCATAACCTCCCTTGCGTGCTCTCGGCAGAGCGTTATATTAACCGATTCGCATAAGCTTCCGGGCCCGAAGGCTAGCGTAGCTCAATTGGCAGAGCAGCTGATTTGTAATCAGCAGGTTGGGGGTTCGATTCCCTTCGCTAGCTCCTTGAGCCACGCCAGCCTTCCGCCCGGCAGCCGGTGCGGAGCGGCGTACGGCAGCAAAGCACCGGAGCCAGGCGAGAGTATCGGAACGAGGACATCGGGGAGGGTTACCGAAGCGGTCAAACGGGTCAGACTGTAAATCTGATGGCTCCGGCCTTCGTAGGTTCGAATCCTACACCCTCCACTGGCAGTTTCGGCCCACGGGCGGTATCGGCGAAAAAAAGAGCAACAACGGCAGCCCCTCTGCTCCGCGATTGGCGGGTTGAAACGGCAGGCGGGTTGGGTTGCTAGCGAACGGTGGGCCATGGCCCCACGTCGGACCATTGGCCTGGGCCGCCAAACAAGTCACCTTAGAGGGCGTGCTGGCTGTCGGCCGGCGAGATAGACAAAACAAGAAAGCGGCGGGGAATCGATCAACGCCTCGGCGGGCAACCACCGGGGCGGCGGCAGCGATTGCGGGCCAGGCGCCCTTCGGTGGGGCGCCTGTTAGCGATGCTGCCAGAGAGGCTCGGGAGAATTGACAGAGCCGCTCTTCGCGACCGGCCCAGTGCGGGTGTAGCTCAATGGTAGAGCCACAGCCTTCCAAGCTGAAGACGAGGGTTCGATTCCCTTCACCCGCTTAAGGAGCAGTAAGGTTTTAGGCGTTGGGCGTTAGGAAGAGAGGGTTCGGGTCGGAGGCCGAAGGCGATGACGACAACGACCTTAGGCCTAACGCCTGCACCGCTGCTGTAGCTCAGTTGGTAGAGCGCGTCCTTGGTAAGGACGAGGTCAGGAGTTCAAGTCTCCTCAGCAGCTCTGGCAGTAAGTTGCGTAGTCGATAAGAGCACGT from Pirellulimonas nuda includes:
- a CDS encoding EF-hand domain-containing protein, producing the protein MSRITLFFAVMALAAAPSVWAQPGGGQGGQGGRGGQGGRGERDPEARQRMIEEFDADGDGELNEEERAKARESRGARGGRGQGDAQGGGAGMRGAGGAPTMDLDRLFTLLDADKNGSLSKAEFSKFAERMRELRGAGGPGAGGPGATERGARGEGRTRGAGGERPARPAAPAAEAAPADEI